The following proteins are encoded in a genomic region of Neoarius graeffei isolate fNeoGra1 chromosome 6, fNeoGra1.pri, whole genome shotgun sequence:
- the LOC132887550 gene encoding extracellular calcium-sensing receptor-like, with protein MESIYTLLHIVIAIISSSSAQETTCSLLGEPAYPQLWKNGDFIVGGIFPFHNKWETIDSSFAVIPAINCMGVEFRGFQYSQTLIFAIEEINNSSSLLPGVSLGYKIFDTCNLEALGVKGAMTLLNGNDNSDSDRICPKPSQVQAIIGESYSSVSTAVAKSIGPFSMPLISYYSTCECLSDKRKYPSFLRTIPSDYYQTLALADMVKYFGWTWVGAIRRDDDYGNSGMATFTKIAEQLGICFEYSLPFFRTYSQEKVLRIVDQIKISTSRVIVGFVTPLDLDILLHIFSEHNISGYQWVGTEGWIADLEAATLDKYNILQGAIGLAIPKTTVTGLKDFILDIKPLKVVGRAIFTKFWEALFTCTHSVHNNSENISVCTGEEEVSEVVNTFTDMSLMPIFSNVYKGVYAVAHALHDFLGCKQTCSIKKQLDPFTFLEHLKKVHFQTKEGEEVYFDKNGDPPARYEIINWQKNTEQKYKFVTVGLYDSTLPAQDRLAVNMASIVWAQNINKVPKSICSESCPPGTRKAVQKGKPLCCFDCIPCADGEISNMTDSIKCEQCHQEYWSNPDKDKCVKKETEYLSFEETMGILLTALSIAGAFMTIVIAIIFFKYKNTPIVKANNSELSFLLLFSLTLCFLCSLTFIGRPSEWSCMLRHTVFGITFVLCISCVLGKTIVVLMAFRATLPGSNVMKWFGPPQQRLSVLAFTLIQVLICVLWLTISPPFPFKNLMHYKEKIILECSLGSNIGFWAVLGYIGFLALLCFILAFLARKLPDNFNEAKFITFSMLMFCAVWITFIPAYVSSPGKFTVAVEIFAILASSFGLLFCIFLPKCYIIILKSERNTKKQIMGK; from the exons ATGGAGTCAATCTATACTCTCTTGCATATAGTAATAGCTATAATCAGTTCCTCCAGTGCCCAAGAAACTACTTGCAGCTTGCTTGGAGAACCTGCATACCCACAACTATGGAAGAATGGAGATTTTATAGTTGGAGGAATTTTCCCCTTCCATAATAAATGGGAGACCATTGACTCTTCCTTTGCAGTCATACCTGCAATAAATTGCATGGG TGTGGAATTCAGAGGCTTCCAGTATTCACAGACATTGATCTTTGCAATCGAGGAGATCAACAACAGTTCTTCATTACTGCCTGGTGTCTCACTGGGTTACAAAATCTTTGACACTTGTAATTTAGAAGCACTGGGTGTGAAAGGAGCAATGACGCTTTTGAATGGAAATGATAATTCGGACTCAGATCGAATCTGCCCAAAACCATCCCAGGTGCAAGCCATAATAGGAGAGTCATATTCATCAGTATCAACTGCTGTAGCAAAGAGTATTGGACCTTTCAGCATGCCCTTA ATCAGTTACTATTCTACCTGTGAGTGTCTAAGTGATAaaagaaaatatccctcatttctgCGCACTATCCCCAGTGATTATTACCAGACCTTAGCACTTGCAGATATGGTCAAATACTTTGGTTGGACCTGGGTGGGAGCAATAAGAAGAGATGATGACTATGGTAACAGTGGGATGGCCACATTTACTAAAATTGCAGAACAACTGGGTATATGTTTTGAATATTCCCTTCCATTTTTTAGAACCTATTCACAAGAAAAAGTTTTAAGAATCGTTGACCAAATTAAAATCTCCACTTCTCGAGTGATAGTGGGTTTTGTCACTCCCTTGGACCTAGACATTTTGCTTCATATATTTTCTGAACACAACATCTCTGGCTACCAGTGGGTGGGAACTGAGGGATGGATCGCTGATCTAGAAGCAGCTACATTGGATAAGTATAACATACTGCAAGGAGCCATCGGGTTAGCTATTCCTAAAACAACCGTAACAGGCCTGAAGGACTTCATTCTCGATATAAAACCATTGAAAGTTGTAGGCAGAGCCATTTTTACAAAATTCTGGGAAGCTCTGTTTACTTGTACACATTCAGTGCATAATAATTCAGAGAACATTTCAGTATGCACAGGAGAAGAGGAAGTCTCTGAGGTAGTAAACACATTCACTGACATGTCCTTGATGCCTATTTTCAGTAATGTGTATAAAGGAGTATATGCAGTTGCCCATGCATTACATGATTTTCTTGGCTGCAAACAAACATGTTCTATAAAGAAGCAGCTTGATCCTTTCACA TTTCTAGAACACCTCAAAAAGGTGCATTTTCAAACCAAGGAAGGTGAAGAGGTCTATTTTGATAAAAATGGTGATCCTCCAGCAAGATATGAAATAATAAATTGGCAAAAGAatactgaacaaaaatataaatttGTAACAGTTGGACTTTATGACTCCACTCTGCCTGCTCAGGACCGATTAGCAGTTAATATGGCCTCCATTGTTTGGGcacaaaatataaataaa GTGCCAAAGTCCATATGTAGTGAGAGTTGCCCCCCTGGCACAAGAAAGGCTGTGCAAAAAGGAAAGCCTCTCTGCTGTTTTGACTGCATACCATGTGCTGATGGAGAGATCAGTAATATGacag atTCTATTAAATGTGAACAATGCCACCAAGAATACTGGTCAAATCCAGACAAAGATAAATGTGTAAAGAAGGAAACTGAATATTTGTCCTTTGAAGAAACAATGGGAATTTTGTTAACAGCACTGTCAATTGCTGGTGCTTTTATGACAATAGTAATAGCAATCATATTCTTTAAATATAAAAACACACCAATAGTCAAAGCCAATAACTCTGAGCTGAGCTTCCTGCTGCTCTTTTCTTTGACTCTGTGCTTCCTTTGTTCACTGACTTTCATTGGTCGGCCCTCTGAGTGGTCTTGTATGCTGCGCCACACAGTGTTTGGGATCACCTTCGTCCTTTGCATCTCTTGTGTACTGGGCAAAACAATCGTTGTGTTAATGGCTTTCAGGGCTACACTTCCAGGCAGTAATGTCATGAAATGGTTTGGGCCTCCACAGCAAAGACTCAGTGTCCTTGCCTTCACTCTCATCCAGGTTCTTATTTGTGTGCTTTGGTTGACAATATCCCCTCCTTTCCCCTTCAAAAATCTAATGCACTATAAGGAAAAGATCATTCTTGAATGCAGTTTGGGCTCAAACATAGGTTTCTGGGCTGTTTTGGGTTACATAGGATTTTTAGCACTTTTGTGTTTCATTTTAGCTTTTCTGGCTAGGAAGCTTCCAGATAATTTTAATGAAGCCAAATTCATCACATTCAGCATGCTAATGTTTTGTGCAGTTTGGATTACTTTTATACCAGCTTATGTCAGCTCTCCTGGGAAATTCACTGTAGCTGTAGAGATATTTGCTATTTTAGCATCAAGCTTTGGTTTACTATTCTGTATATTTCTTCCAAAGTGTTACATAATCATCCTGAAATCAGAGAGGAACACTAAAAAGCAAATTATGGGAAAATAA